A stretch of DNA from Candidatus Obscuribacterales bacterium:
TCCGCTATAGGCTTCGGTAGACCCAATGAGTAAATACTTTGCGGACTTCGGCACGTCCAACTCCTCACATAATGCGTGGCAATACAGCAGTTTTGAACTCCTATTGTAAGGGGAGAGGCTCTCTTGCTTCATCACTAATTGCGCCGAAGATCGACAAATTCTTGCGAAACTAGGCCGCGATCGCCTTTCAAAAGAGGAGAGGGCGATCGCGGCCTAGATCGTCGTTGCTCAAGAATGCTACGCAGTTATCCGAAAAGTCTTGGCACCCCAGCCAGCAGTTCTGTATTGCCCCAAACAGAACTCCGTTTAGTCAAGAAACTGTGACTTAGTCGGGGCAGGATAGGAGGGAGGTGCTTAGGGCACCCAGCCTACAGCCGAGGTGCTCACAACGGTGCGTAGATCTCGGGTGAGTTCCACGGTGTAATCGTGGGGTGAACCACCGGAGCCGGTTTGGGTCATGGCCGATCCATCGGGATTGCGGGGCGAAAACCAGGAATCTGCCCGTACCACTAGGTTATTGTTGCTGTTGATAAACATATCCTTAATCACCAAGGTGTTGGAGTTGCCATTGCTCAGTCGAGCAGATAAATGGGCCGCGGTGGTCATCTCCCCCGTCGCAGGGTTGATTCTCGCCAACACGCCAATTTTTGCGCCGCCGCCCTGGCCATAGCTGCGCAGCCAAGCTTGGGTGGCTGTATTGGCGACGCGACGGAAGTCTTCGCTAGACGTGCCTTGGGTGCCGTCTACGCTGAAAACGCCATAGAGATGGGTGCCATCCCAAAAGAGACCATAGCCGCGGCCATCGGCCCCGGTGCTTTCATAGTTGGTTCGCACCCAGTTATTGGCAGGGTTGGCGCTGTCAAAGCTGGCGATAATCGGATCTTGGTTGATGCTAGTGCGTTGCCAGGTACCGATGTAGATCGTTTGAGTGCCGATGGTGACGGAGGGGCCATTGAGGGCAGCGATCGCCGCTTGACTGCTCGTAGGCGCAAACTTGGTGACATCGCTGGTTTGAATCGAGACGGCAGGCGGAATACTGCCAGCCACGTCGTCATCCAAGATAGTGAGAGTAGCCACCTTGGTGCCCAATTCTGCGCCTTCGCTGGGGTTGATCAATTCAATACGAACCGTTTCATTGGGCTCGTCCAGGTTGTCGTCTAGGATTTGCAGGGTAAACCGGCGGTTGGTCTGTCCATCAGCGAACGAAAGGACGCCGGAGGCGATATTGTAGTCTTCCCCAGGTGTGGCGGTGCCTCGACCAATGGTGCGATAGGCAACCTGAGCTGGGCCGGTGCTGCCGCCGGTGCGGGTGACGGTGATGGTGA
This window harbors:
- a CDS encoding Calx-beta domain-containing protein, which produces GRDTFVLSLNHAGALRQADEITDFSPGSDRLKLQGRLQFEDLELINGRGNYAGSTLVRHKNSGNYLAILTGVTAKQLQTRDAALQRSSLPGFPGRFSFTTPRYTVNESAGTVTITVTRTGGSTGPAQVAYRTIGRGTATPGEDYNIASGVLSFADGQTNRRFTLQILDDNLDEPNETVRIELINPSEGAELGTKVATLTILDDDVAGSIPPAVSIQTSDVTKFAPTSSQAAIAALNGPSVTIGTQTIYIGTWQRTSINQDPIIASFDSANPANNWVRTNYESTGADGRGYGLFWDGTHLYGVFSVDGTQGTSSEDFRRVANTATQAWLRSYGQGGGAKIGVLARINPATGEMTTAAHLSARLSNGNSNTLVIKDMFINSNNNLVVRADSWFSPRNPDGSAMTQTGSGGSPHDYTVELTRDLRTVVSTSAVGWVP